In a single window of the Thermococcus stetteri genome:
- the cas6 gene encoding CRISPR-associated endoribonuclease Cas6: protein MVRFLIRLHPENEPFRIPFNHQHYLQGLIYRRIQRVNPELSLRLHRPKVPKLFTFSLFMTEKKKLAEDRGGLLGYNSGFFYFSTAVPEIAEAFIGGLLQKPEITLWGEKFHAEEIKALAEPEKLSGKKFVTLSPIAVTTKRTQFGKPRSYDLSPGEPEFYELILENLREKYILIYGSKPPENFEMKVLNSKPKRFEVKPGIFQIAWHLVFRAYGDEGLLRAGYLAGFGEKNSIGFGMVKVDGRKMKVKRYLKGGVDNREGKAA, encoded by the coding sequence ATGGTTAGGTTCCTAATAAGACTCCACCCGGAGAATGAGCCCTTTAGAATACCCTTCAACCACCAGCACTACCTCCAGGGACTGATATACCGGCGCATTCAGCGCGTTAATCCCGAGCTGAGCCTGAGGCTTCATCGCCCAAAGGTTCCGAAGCTCTTCACTTTCTCGCTCTTCATGACGGAAAAAAAGAAGCTCGCTGAGGACAGGGGAGGTCTTCTTGGCTACAACAGTGGGTTCTTCTACTTCTCAACCGCCGTTCCCGAGATCGCGGAGGCGTTCATAGGCGGCCTTCTTCAAAAACCGGAGATAACTCTCTGGGGCGAGAAGTTCCACGCCGAGGAAATAAAGGCCCTGGCGGAGCCCGAGAAGCTCAGCGGGAAGAAGTTCGTGACGCTATCTCCAATAGCCGTGACGACGAAGAGAACCCAGTTTGGAAAGCCGAGGAGCTACGACCTCTCACCGGGGGAGCCAGAGTTCTACGAGCTTATACTGGAGAACCTCAGGGAGAAGTACATCCTCATATATGGCTCAAAACCGCCCGAAAATTTCGAGATGAAGGTCCTCAACTCCAAGCCCAAGCGCTTCGAGGTCAAGCCCGGCATCTTCCAGATCGCGTGGCACCTCGTGTTCAGGGCTTACGGCGATGAAGGGCTCCTTAGAGCCGGCTATCTCGCTGGCTTCGGCGAGAAGAACTCGATAGGCTTCGGAATGGTGAAGGTCGATGGAAGGAAGATGAAGGTGAAAAGATACCTGAAGGGAGGTGTGGATAATCGGGAAGGTAAAGCCGCTTGA
- a CDS encoding acetate--CoA ligase family protein, which produces MDRIAKAREIIEKAKAENRPLVEPEAKEILKLYGVPVPDFKVATNEEEAVKFAKEIGYPVVMKIVSPQIIHKSDAGGVKVNIKSDEEARQAFRTIMENARNYKPDADLWGVIIYKMLPLGKEVIVGMIRDPQFGPAIMFGLGGIFVEILKDISFRVAPISKDEALEMIKEIKAYPILAGARGEKPVDIEALADIIVKVGELALELPEIRELDINPIFAYEEDAVAVDARMLL; this is translated from the coding sequence ATGGACAGGATTGCTAAGGCCAGGGAAATAATAGAGAAGGCTAAGGCCGAGAACAGGCCGCTTGTCGAGCCCGAGGCCAAGGAGATACTCAAGCTCTACGGCGTCCCGGTTCCGGACTTTAAGGTGGCCACCAACGAGGAAGAAGCCGTGAAGTTCGCGAAGGAGATCGGCTACCCGGTCGTCATGAAGATCGTTTCTCCGCAGATCATCCACAAGAGCGACGCGGGTGGAGTTAAGGTCAACATCAAGAGCGATGAAGAAGCGAGACAGGCCTTCAGGACCATCATGGAGAACGCGAGGAACTACAAGCCCGATGCCGACCTCTGGGGCGTTATCATCTACAAGATGCTCCCGCTCGGCAAGGAGGTCATCGTCGGTATGATCCGCGACCCGCAGTTCGGCCCGGCCATAATGTTCGGTCTCGGTGGAATCTTCGTCGAAATCCTCAAGGACATCAGCTTCCGCGTTGCCCCGATAAGCAAGGACGAGGCCCTTGAGATGATAAAGGAAATCAAGGCCTACCCGATACTCGCGGGGGCGCGCGGTGAGAAGCCGGTCGACATCGAGGCCCTCGCTGACATCATCGTCAAGGTCGGTGAGCTCGCCCTCGAGCTTCCCGAGATCAGGGAGCTTGACATCAACCCGATCTTCGCCTACGAGGAGGACGCGGTTGCGGTTGACGCCAGGATGCTTCTCTGA
- a CDS encoding DUF4139 domain-containing protein has product MEKKWVLAGGVVLVLLLAVFSFQGGRAVKGTTAVALYNSVSIGVVEKTLTLELNEGLNNVPLKELEGLNVAEVTIMSPEGVEVLGIFSRGTNENAYSANVGGEVEIKLDTGETIKGKFYGIKDGKLVVEGEDYYLIDPAKVVYFKPSTLDESSVYAVLRAEKKGEYNVTVIYRVGGINWKSRYKLYIGERAKLQGYVVITNPTAVELESADVLLVAGDVQLYQTLPGPREVHPLDEKASRATVGEPQKLEAFYIYTLGTVNINPSSTMVYPYVSMEVPFQREYLYESWPTDGERPVYESISFKTDKVLPAGIVEVYRESGGKALLIGERSIEHTPKGDVVRIGLGRDYDLKGRTTVLSTQRSDHRTYYKIRIEIENFGNETKTVIIRHHKNGKLLSSSVEPIDETASYVEFSLTVNPGEKKEVVFEYEVEY; this is encoded by the coding sequence ATGGAGAAAAAGTGGGTTCTTGCCGGTGGCGTCGTTCTGGTTCTTCTGCTGGCAGTCTTCTCGTTCCAGGGTGGGAGAGCAGTCAAAGGTACAACAGCGGTCGCCCTCTACAACTCCGTGAGTATAGGAGTCGTTGAGAAAACGCTAACCCTTGAGCTGAACGAGGGCCTAAACAACGTTCCCCTAAAGGAGCTGGAGGGTCTCAACGTTGCGGAAGTTACTATCATGTCCCCCGAGGGGGTTGAGGTTCTTGGAATATTCAGCCGGGGCACAAATGAAAACGCCTACAGTGCCAATGTTGGAGGGGAGGTTGAGATAAAGCTGGACACTGGGGAGACAATCAAGGGGAAGTTCTACGGCATCAAGGACGGAAAGCTGGTTGTCGAGGGTGAGGACTACTACCTGATCGACCCGGCAAAGGTCGTTTACTTTAAGCCCTCAACCCTTGACGAGTCAAGTGTCTACGCCGTTCTCCGTGCCGAGAAAAAGGGGGAGTACAACGTCACCGTAATCTACCGCGTTGGGGGGATAAACTGGAAGAGCAGATACAAGCTTTACATTGGAGAGAGGGCGAAACTCCAGGGATACGTCGTCATAACCAACCCGACGGCGGTTGAGCTTGAAAGCGCGGACGTCCTCCTCGTTGCGGGTGATGTTCAGCTCTACCAGACACTGCCGGGACCGAGAGAGGTTCACCCCCTCGACGAAAAGGCATCCCGGGCCACCGTCGGAGAACCTCAGAAGCTCGAAGCGTTCTACATCTACACGCTTGGGACGGTCAACATAAACCCGTCGAGCACGATGGTTTATCCCTATGTATCAATGGAAGTTCCTTTCCAGAGGGAGTACCTCTACGAGAGCTGGCCAACCGATGGGGAGCGGCCGGTTTACGAGTCGATCTCGTTCAAAACTGATAAAGTCCTTCCAGCGGGCATTGTGGAAGTCTACCGCGAAAGCGGAGGAAAAGCCCTGCTCATAGGTGAGAGGAGCATAGAGCACACGCCGAAGGGGGATGTTGTGAGAATAGGGCTCGGCAGAGACTATGACCTCAAGGGCAGAACAACTGTGCTGAGTACCCAAAGAAGCGATCATAGGACATACTACAAGATCAGGATAGAGATCGAGAACTTTGGAAACGAGACTAAGACTGTCATTATCAGACACCACAAGAACGGGAAGCTCTTAAGCTCAAGCGTTGAACCAATTGATGAAACCGCCAGCTACGTGGAGTTCAGCCTTACCGTAAACCCGGGAGAAAAGAAGGAGGTAGTCTTTGAGTACGAGGTGGAGTATTAG
- a CDS encoding phosphoheptose isomerase family protein encodes MGSVLWVLKSGKKVHGKVLGLYPYYVEIDLSSGEGLCTCSKGGNCEHVEAVRRAYENGAYFSEDSKLAEVNPEAVVWDFLIEVPTLAVEVSVKELISALKRDESGSETARLFFRTMELIELSGRKEYLHVLEEAFEEFTRVFPDYPLTERIGMELEALKGRARKAL; translated from the coding sequence ATGGGAAGCGTCCTGTGGGTTCTGAAGAGCGGGAAAAAGGTTCACGGCAAGGTGCTGGGCCTGTACCCGTACTACGTTGAGATTGACCTCTCCAGCGGCGAAGGTCTCTGCACATGTTCCAAGGGCGGCAACTGCGAACACGTTGAAGCCGTTAGGAGGGCGTATGAAAACGGTGCATACTTTTCAGAGGACTCCAAACTGGCCGAGGTCAACCCTGAAGCTGTAGTCTGGGACTTTCTAATTGAAGTGCCGACCCTCGCCGTCGAAGTTTCAGTGAAGGAGCTAATATCTGCCCTGAAGCGCGACGAGAGTGGAAGCGAAACGGCGAGGCTTTTCTTCAGGACTATGGAACTCATTGAGCTTTCCGGGAGAAAAGAGTACCTTCACGTTTTGGAGGAAGCATTTGAAGAATTTACACGGGTGTTCCCCGATTACCCTCTGACCGAAAGGATTGGGATGGAACTTGAGGCCCTCAAAGGCAGGGCCAGAAAAGCCTTATAA